The sequence below is a genomic window from Falco rusticolus isolate bFalRus1 chromosome 8, bFalRus1.pri, whole genome shotgun sequence.
CCATGCTGCCTGTCATTCCCCTTTTTTGGCAGGGGGATTTAATGCTACttcatatgtttttaaattttacatttagtTTTCCAGTTGTCCAGTCCAAGACATTAAGTTTTCcagttcttttcatttttgaatTATCTGACctacaaaaaaattttttgaTAGTTTAGTGTATATGCCCACATTGCCTTTTACATGCAGAAGTACCAGTTGTTATCACCCTGTGGAATTCTAAACTGCAGTAGTAACAAgcttaaagcaaaaataaaataccacatCCCTTTACACACACCTTGCATGTAAATCCAGAAAACAAGACCTGCTCTCAAAAACGCTCTGACACTTCTCGCCCTTAATATCTACAACAGTATTTTACTGTGCCTTCAGTTAAGATGTACCTGTTCAGTAGATTGTGGTATGTCATTAAGCAATGCCACTGGAGCATGGTACCCTGGCTTCTTCTGGCCAAGCAAACTGGTAGAAGGGTAGTCATCATCATCCTGTCAATAAAAAGACATGGTGAATTTGTTGTGTTAATATTATATTTAGATAAACTAATGTCAAATTAACATACTGTGGtcaaagaaaagatgaaaacagacAAATAGAATAGCTAATTCTAAATTTTAGCAAGCTTCTTCATATAGCTTGTTTTATTACTCCCAAACTGCTAAAACAGATAAACCTACCCACATGACTAAAAAGACTACTTTTTCTCTACAAAACTCAAGTATTCTGCAATATGCTACATTTAATCAAGTATACCGTCTACGCTAGTTACACAAAAAGTCTGTATTTCACATTAGCGCTACTGATACAGCTCCTTAGTTGGTATGGGAAAGTTGGTGCGCAGAAATTCAAACTATTCTTTCTTAAAAGTCAGCTAGATATAGAACAAAACTTCAGTAGACAACCCTacagaaaaagcttcagaaactgaaaacttcGGAAATACATTAATGTTAATTTAGCTATACCTTCTCAATCACAATAGCAGTAATAAGTACTCAGAATGCATTAGATGCTTTCACAATCTATTTTCTCACATCAGTAGCCAGTTTCTGTGCAATAATTTACAgcaacccaaaagaaaaaatgctcttAAAAGTATGAACTGATTTTTGTGAGATCCTGTAATGGAAGTTTTTAATTAGGGAATTCTTATAAATCTGCAGATGACATAATACAtcactagaaaaaaatagtattaacTAATACTAAATTGAACATAACAATCTTCATTCCTCTTAAAAATACCATTCACTCTGTTTAATCTGTAGTTTCCTATGTATTTATGGTCAGAACTGTAGTCTCTTACTGCTCCTACAACTGAAAATGTGATCAAATGTTTGACATTAGAAATTAACATAATCTTACAAGCAGGATACACAAGGAGAACATAATACAGTGAAAAAGTCAATTCTCAAAATTTGCTCTCAAATCGCATGCAAAGAAATAGAAACCTTAAAACAGTCACTTCGGTTTGTTGGCCCAAGTTTTATTACACTTTTTCACCATCATTTTTCATCTTGGCAGCAACAACAGAACAATATTAATTATTCCATTCAAGGCTGACACTGATTATGTACCAGGCCACCactttttgtcttctgcttaGGCCTACATGACTTTCAAAGCACAATGACGTACAAGCCTGACTTAGAACTCAAGAGCTTCTCTGATAAGACATATTTACTTCTGTATGGCTTTAAATATCAGTAACTGCTTTTACTTTAGCAACTgctattaaaaattacataaaatcaATTCCAAAATACTTGGAATGCATGCCCtacatatacaaatatataaaatcacTTACATCTTCCAATTCAGTTGCTGCAATAGAAGTGACATATCCAGCAAACCTGCTGTCACTGCCACCATAAATTTCTTGATCATAGTATCCTGTAGAATCAAGGCCTACTCCTTGTGCTTCATCAAGGGcaggcttttttccttgaatttctCGAATCTGTGCTTCAATATCTAGGGTAAaaacgcacacacacaaaaaaaaaggtatttttatgcATATACACAAAATGTAATATTCATGTTACTATGTACAGCAAATTGAGTTTTTCACCCTATTTCAATTATATCtaagtaataaaaaatgacacagaaagcTATAAAATCATGATATTTATAAGcagctttttcttaattattattatagTATTATCCAGCAGACTACTTCAGTTGTATGGCCTAGAGCAAACTATTCAAACCCAACTGTCAATGTACCTCATCTTCCAACAGCAACGGCAGAGAAGGCAATTTATACCGCAGTATTATTTCTCAACACTACACTAACACAACACTTTCTCAGTGAATgtaattcattttaaaagccttttaaaatgttatcacCAATTAACAAACTCATTTTGCtaatttaaacaaatctgtTCAGAAGAGCTACTACATGAGTTGtcaaatctgagaaaatttaataaaacaacaCTCTATTGTGTTATCTAACATATTGCAAATCTATATCATCtttgaacaaaggaaaaaaacctctttaatATGGCAAATAACAAAGTagcccccactccccccccccccccccaaaaaaaaagaaagaaaaaaaggaccaGCTTCTTTTCACTCTGGCAgctaaaatgttatttactCATGACACTTCCTGCCTGCACTACCTTCTTTGAAGAGCCTCTTGataacaaaaaaacatttaaacaggATGAATGGGAGCCTCTTCATTCTTCTAACACACCAAGGCCTGACTCTTATCAACTTTGGTGGTCATGTTTGACCTTAGAAATTTGGTATTTTCGGAGAGAACATTAACTTgttaacacagaaaacaaggaaCCAAATTAAACCATGCTTTCTTCCTACCTGTTGTAATGCAACAAGAAAGTAAGTTACAGTAATCAAACTGTCTTCAACAAATGTAATTGTGATGGAGGTACATTAAGGCACAGCTAACTCCctaaaaattattactgtttcCATCTGAATTTTGATTCAGCAGGTACGTAAAGACAATTATCCATACAATGCGAATTTCagtaaacaattatttttgtggctaaaaaaatacccacaagTTGCATTTCATGGCTGAAGGAATACCAAGGATCATGCCTGAGCGGGAGGGTTGGACTGTATCACAGAatggtcggggttggaagggatctctggacATCACAGAGTCACACCGAATAGtcggggtgggaagggacctctggagatcatctagtccaaccccctgctaaagcagtCACCtagggcaggctgcacagagtcgCATCCAGgagggttttgaatgtctccagggaaaGAGACTgcgcagcctctctgggcagcagAAGTACATTTGTGAACTCAAGAGTCCCAAGCACAGAAGATACATCATAGTAGATGGTAAAGAGGATCTTGCTCCAGCCAGTTAAGGGCTCCCACTGAACTTCTGCAGGTATCTAGCACACAGTAACTTGGACAGTCATCTCTGTGTTACAGAAATTCATGGTATCTGCCTGTGACTCAAAGAAGCTGAAACCGGACAAGAGCCTTATGCTGCTGGCCATGAACCCCTGCTGAATCCTGCCCCCAGGTACACAGAACTCCTCCTAAAATCTGCACAGCACTGGGGATTCCACAGAGTCCAAACCTTGAGACACACTGTTCCCCAATACATCACtccctggagaagcagcagaaagaagctaCTGCCGAATCAGGGATCCCTCCCTTGCCTTCAGAGGTCTCAGATCATCTTCAGAGACACACCACACGCATCCCATTTACCACTGTTGTCTTAAGGTATTCCAGTTTTGTGAAGTGGTCCTGTGGTGTGGCTGTGGAACCGATACAACTCAAATATTTCGCTCACAGATTTTCTGGTTACTTCTGTTTATTCCGAAGAGCAGATCAAGTTCCCGATTCCTTTTGCAGCCTGGTGCAATGCAGCACTGGGGTGAAAGGGAATACCTTGGCAGCAAGGGAAGCTTTAGGACAACAGTACTGGCACCAAGTGTTTTTAGAGTACAATGACATTGTTTCTTATTGCTAAAGAGCAGTTACTAGAACACACTGCCTCTTTAGTAGCATATTAAGTGCTGGTTGTGCATCCATAGCTGTCAActtcaacacaaaaaaaccctacagatCTTGCCTACAATGCAAAAGCCTTTCCACCATCTATCCACTGAATCAATCGGACCATGCAGCTCAGCCAAATAAAGCACCAGTAAGTACCCTGCCATGCAGGAATGGGTCACAGAGATTTGCTTTTGCCTGGGCTCCCACCACTACTACCATCCACAAAGTCTATTAAAACAATTGTGGGATTTCTGCAGCACAAGCattagaacaaaaatatttttctattagtAATTCTTACCAACACTTTACATACTAAGACCTTGTTctcttattttattcttaaatagCTGCATTTACTGAAGAGGGTATAGATGTCATTTACTATTGGTCTCCTTTAAATTAGAATGACTACAACTGTTTGCAGACTAAGCAGCACTTTCATTTACTTACAGCAAAACCTGCTGGGTTATCTACACCGCAAAAAAAGTCTACACAGGGTCTATAGGGTTAACAAACCCTCACACTTATAGCCACCATAGTTTTCAACTAATGCTATGCATTATGCTCTAACtggcattttcttaaaaagctcATACCCTATTtaacaaagcactgaaatacaaatcaaaTTAAGAGTCATCACAAAGCTTAATACATTGTGTAAAGCAAAGTACTTGTTGGATGCTTTAGTCAACCAAGACTAAAACAAACTTCAGTCAGACAAAGAAACAGTAAAGGGAGTGggacttccaaaaaaaaaaaaaaaaaaaaaaaaaaaaaggaggaggtaTCAGGCACGGAGATATATTATCCCATATCCTACTGatcattcctttttctgtattttactctatttaatatattttggtattttaaaagaagtttcaaaTCAACTGTGTTTATTAAAAGTTACTAAAAATGTTGAATATTATTAAATTCAACATATCTGAACTCAAAGTCACTGAGAATCCAGCTCACAGCCAGATCATGATAGCCTTTCTCAAAATACACACTCCATTACCGTACATGTAGGTCTACTTGCAATGTCTGGAGTGTAAGacattcagcatttaaaaaaacaaaaacaaaaaccactcTAATCAGATCCTGTActaaagcagtattttacaGCATAAACAGCTTCTATGTTTTCATGCCTTATCACATTTTTGCACGTTTAGCTTGCCCCCTGCAGCTTTATTTCTAGCTGCTTTAACACTCTCATACATGTTAAGTCTCTCTATTAGGTTTGGACATCTCTTCTGcgcaagaaaaaaattatacaaattaaaaactgcCTTAGACAGCATTCAGAACTCAAGCATTTATTGAGCATTCATAAGCTGCCATTTAAAACTTTACTTCCCAGCCTATAACAAAGAGCTCCTCCTCAAACTATTAACTGAAACAATCTACACTGTTTTCAGACCTCTTTCAAGTTGCATCTTGAACAGATCAATCAACAAGTATTTAACAAACAGTACAAAGACgtaaaaaaatcttctaagaCAATTTAGTAACAACCCAATTTGGAAAATCTGTCAGGAGCTGAAGAAAGTAAGACAGGATAGAACTcggaagaaaaataatcaaggtGTTCAGCTAATACCCCCATGTTGGGAAAGATCGACATTACATGATCATACCCAGTTATAcgttatttttttatttaactacctaaccaccaccaccccttaAAACCTGTTCTGATAAAGCTAATCAAAACACCAGGCAACCGGATGCATgtcaatgtttttattaaagtcAAGAGACCACCATCTGCTTCAATAAATAACCAATTTAAGTCAAAAAACAACTACTCCTCTACTATTTTATTATTAGAAGCTCTTCAAGTAATATGAGAGGCAGAGTTATGTGTGGATAACGTGAAGGGTAATACTGTGATGGATAATATTGGGTATCTCACACAAACCTTATGCATGTTACaggatataaagaaaaaaggcagtttctGTAATTCAAAACAGAATGTTGTTCTagaatgctaaaaaaaatattaaattttttaaaaagtgagaacAACAGTTCAAGCTTTTCTTCATCCATAAATTCAATTAGATCTGCAGCATTAAAGACTACATTGGCCTCGCTTCCACGGGAGATGATGCCTCTCCATTTGAAAAGTTTTCTCAGCGCGAAACTCCCTACTCCCAAAGGTGAGGACTGCCTGGGTGCCTGCCCACCTCACAGCACTGACACTCTGCAGCGGCCTCTGCTTAGTGAATCACTGATGTCACTAACACAAAATGCAGCAGATCGCCTATCATACACAGAAACACACGTAAAAACCCAAAGGCGAAAAACAGCGGAAGTGGTAAAATCCTAAAAGCTACTCTCCCTCGCCCGAAGCTATTTCAGAGCAGGGCAAGCCACAGCCGCTGTCCGTGAAGAAAGCTCTGCTGCGTGCTACGAAgagccgggagcggggcggccacagagcagctggggcGCAGCCTGCCCCCGGGCCTGCCGCTGAAGCCCTGGGACCAGCGCGCTGCGGCGGGAGGACCCAGCCGGCCCAAGCCCCCGCGCTAAAATGGCAGCTGGAGCGCCGGAGACCTCGcgctgctttttctcctcctccgAGGCACTTTTCCCCGCAAGCACCACTCGGCACGGCGCTCAGTCCCAGCCGGAGCCATGCTGGCTGCCAGCGGGCAGCACCCGCCCGCCCTGCATCCCCGGCCCTGCCGCTGCGGCGCCGGCCCGAGGGGCGGGCGAGGGAATAGCCCCGTGGGGGGACGGGGAGGCGTGCGGCGCGATGCGCaccgggcggcggggccggcccggcggggaggggaggggcgcGCAGCGGCTCAGGGCCGACCCGCCGGGGAAGCGCCGCTCGGCCCCGGCGGCAGCCCGGCAGGGACCCGCGCTTcagcgccgccgccggccccgggaCAAAACCGGAGCTAACCGACCcgctcccctcacccccccgcGGGCCCGTCAACTACCCCTCGGGCCGTGCACAGCGGAAGACATCCCCCCTCAGGTccgctgtgccccccccccgcccgcccccgaGCGCCAGGCGGCGGCCCAGGCATGGCGGTGACACAAGCAGAGACGCCATTACAAacgggcccggcccgcccgccgcagggccagcccgcccggcccccgcccccgaGGCCGCGCCTGACGCTGCCCACAGCCGGGGAGAAACACAACGCGAAGCCCAGGGCAGGGCGCGGGGCGCCGCGGCGGCTGTTTTTCGGGCTTTTTACCTTCGTGGGTTTTGGCGATCTTCGCCATTTTGTGCAGCGCCAACAACGCCGAGGCGGAACTGGCGCGGCCCCGCCACTTCCGCTACGAGGGAAGGCCGGGAGCGCAGTGCGCGAGCGCGGCCCGGGGCCTCCCGCCGCGCGCCTCGCGCAAGCGCGGTGCCGGCGCACGGCGGGCGTCGCTCCAGCGGCTGGGCAGTGCCCGCCCACCCGGTGATGGACGGCGCGGCGAGCCAacggcagcgcggcggggcagggggcacggCCACACCCCCGGCATAAAGCCCATATAGGTATACTGCCACAGGGCGGGACTGCGGGCGGCTCTGCGGGCAGGTCAGCCTTTCAGTCGGGGCTTGCCAGGGGGCGTGGAAGCCGTCTGGCTAACGTTGGCAGGTGGCACCGAACTGGCCAAAGCTGCTAGCAGGTGGGAGAAGGGATTCCGAATCGTCTTACATCGATCCGTACGAGAAACAGTCTCAAGATGAAGAAGGTGAACTTAATTAcgaacaaaaagcaaaaaattctACATACTGGAATTTGAAATCAAGTGTATGAATTCGAAACAGCCATGAATAATCAGAAAGTGATCACATGGGCAGCAGAGCAAAGCTAAATGTCCATCAGCAGCAACATGCcactgcagaggaggaaaatccAGTTCCAGGCCAGTAAATTGGCATTGCCTATAAAACCTGGAAAGCGATCATTCCACTGGGCACAGAGCCGCTGATGGAGTGCGCGGTGACGGAGCTCCCTCTGGGACTGCAGTCGGACAGATGTGGACAAACTTGACACAGCCTAGAAGAGTGTAGGAGGCATGATCAGAGGTTTATGAAATGTGACCTAAGTGggaatggaaacagaaattgttcagctgctctgcaagaaCTGTCCTTCTGCAGTTTCCACATTTCATTTGGAAACTGTGaacttttttcccagttctgctgATGTAATATACACATATTTCAACATTAGTGTCTACAGTATGCATCATAACTGAGATTGATTCTATCCACAATGCAAAGCCCTGGAAGCTTTCCCTTACAGTCAAGTGTTGTGAATGAGCTAACTTTTTATTCTCTCAAATTTTTGTGGTGGTAAGCACAAACCTAAGTAAGGCAACAAAGCTGGCCATACAACCTAAGTTCAAAGTCCATGATTGCTTAATCATGCAACACAttaggacaagaggaaatagctTCAggttacaccaggggaggtttaggttggatattaggaaaaatttcttcattgaaagggtggtcaagcactgtaacagtggagtcaccatccctggaagtgtttaaaaaacgcAGAGATGCAGTGCTCGGtgacatggttcagtggtgggcttggcagttctgggttCACAGTTGGACTTGCTGAtcttagaggtcttttccaacctaaatgattctatgattctattaatGGCATTTCGTAACAGTGTAATATGTAATTTATATAACTTGTACAATAAAAGTGCATGACAGTAAAAAACTGATACATTTCTAATCTCAGAAGCCTTTGCAACAAGCAAAATTGAGTCAAGTTGAAAACTTCTGATAAGGTAAAATGTATAGATTATTTGCAGAAAGGGCaataaatgcatgaaaaaaaaccctcattttCACTACCCACTAATCATTCCCATTATGAAAGCTGGTAGTTCACATTACAGCTTTTTGAGtgttgttttaaagaaaataaagcaagattGATCTGTTCATCAATACATCTGTTGGTCTTTGCTTTGTATTGCTTAGCTTGCATAAGTTTGCTATCAGTTCcgcttgaaatattttacataactACAGGTATTCAAATGTTCCTAAGTGGGACTGTCATTTCAACGTGCAGAGGGTCTTCTGGTTCTTCTCCTAGTGTTGCTAAGCTCAGGTTCTGCATTTGCAGAAAGATGCACTTGGGCATACTCATAGGCCACAAAAGGAGATATTTACTgagctgcccagggacatgTGAGGGTAAGGTCGAGGCAGACAGTAATTCCCTACTCCAAGAATTTAATGCATGTAACTATTTTAAGTAAATGTCACATGCTTGGGTTCACTATGAAGATCAATTTGCAGTAactttctcttgtttcttcagCCTGACTTCCAGCTTACAGTCCACAGAACGGTTGCAATATTGCATTTCCTCTGTTATTAAACAACTGAGCTCAGGGGTTGTGATCCCAAGGAACACTTTAACAAAGTTGTTTTGGAATATGCCCTTTTCCACATAAAAGGGAGTTCAGTGTTGTGAGAGCAAACAGAATTGTGCTGTGATGAAGCAatgagaaaactgctttctgcttgtgtgtgtatgtgtccGTCCCCATCAAATTGTGTTTGCTGCACCAGGTTCTTTGTGTCTGCCTGTCAAAGCCCTGAATGCATCCTTTTGCCCCCTGAACAGTATCTCTACTGCAAAGCTTCCACAGGATATGGACAGGGTAGTAACTTAGTAGTTTACCAGTCCTGTTTTGCCTGCCCAAGTTCCCATCCCTTTCCTCTGCATACACATGTACATATACTTTATAGAGATTCCTGTATGGATTGGAAACAGACTGGATTTAAGAGCCCATAAGCTCTGCAGATCTGGAACCGGTACCTAAGTTACAGATCTGTGAGGTCCTGCTTTATGTAACAGTTTCAGGTCCGATTTCATGGCCAGCTTAAGCGATCACtagctggcactgctgctgaaagaagtATCCGGCCACTTTGCCTGTCCTTGATTGACACCATCTATAGTGCCAGTAGAAGTTTCTGGCACTGGTTTACTCAAGGGAGCCATGCTTCTGACTACACCCTCCTGCTGATTTTTCCAAAAGGaactttttatttgcattcattttttccccacacccTATGCTATGAAGAATTGGACAAGGAGCT
It includes:
- the SF3B1 gene encoding splicing factor 3B subunit 1 isoform X3, producing MAKIAKTHEDIEAQIREIQGKKPALDEAQGVGLDSTGYYDQEIYGGSDSRFAGYVTSIAATELEDDDDDYPSTSLLGQKKPGYHAPVALLNDIPQSTEQYDPFAEHRPQKIADREDEYKKHRRMMIISPERLDPFADGFYSAA